One region of Bacillus pumilus genomic DNA includes:
- the sleB gene encoding spore cortex-lytic enzyme yields MDKARFMKQIVLIFSIVLLAISLMTTEKSEAFTSQVIQRGATGEDVVELQARLQYNGFYNGKIDGVYGWGTYWAVRNFQSQYGVKKVDGLVGKQTKSLLVQKTKYYKDFVQQQLQKGNEFTHYGGKPLDQQTKAPAKRSSQKKTAQGAKENQKNQSGAPGKSAKQSGNQQANQTPKQTAANMPGGFSSNDIQLLSQAVYSEARGEPYEGQVAIAAVILNRLNNPTFPNTIAGVIFEPLAFTAVADGQFYMSPNDTAKKAVFDAINGWDPSESAVYYFNPDTATSPWIWGRPQIKRIGKHIFCE; encoded by the coding sequence ATGGACAAAGCTCGTTTCATGAAACAAATCGTCCTTATCTTCTCAATCGTTCTACTCGCAATCTCACTGATGACAACTGAAAAAAGTGAAGCCTTCACCAGTCAAGTCATCCAGCGAGGTGCGACAGGAGAAGATGTAGTCGAGCTGCAAGCACGGCTCCAATACAATGGCTTTTACAATGGCAAAATTGATGGTGTATATGGCTGGGGGACGTACTGGGCCGTTCGCAACTTTCAAAGCCAATATGGTGTAAAGAAGGTCGACGGACTTGTAGGTAAACAAACAAAAAGCCTATTAGTTCAAAAGACAAAATACTATAAAGACTTTGTTCAGCAGCAGCTGCAAAAGGGGAATGAGTTTACCCATTATGGCGGGAAACCTCTTGATCAGCAAACAAAAGCTCCTGCGAAAAGAAGCTCACAAAAAAAGACTGCTCAAGGTGCGAAAGAGAATCAAAAAAATCAAAGCGGAGCACCTGGAAAGTCTGCGAAACAGTCAGGCAATCAGCAAGCAAATCAAACACCGAAACAAACGGCAGCCAACATGCCAGGTGGTTTTTCTAGTAATGATATTCAGCTCTTATCACAAGCGGTTTATAGTGAAGCAAGGGGCGAGCCGTATGAAGGACAGGTGGCGATCGCTGCCGTCATCTTAAACCGTTTGAACAACCCGACTTTTCCAAATACAATCGCAGGAGTTATTTTTGAACCGCTTGCGTTTACAGCTGTGGCGGATGGTCAATTTTATATGTCACCAAATGACACTGCAAAAAAGGCTGTGTTTGATGCCATTAACGGCTGGGACCCGTCTGAGAGCGCCGTCTATTACTTTAACCCTGATACAGCAACAAGTCCATGGATTTGGGGAAGACCACAAATTAAACGAATTGGGAAACATATTTTCTGCGAATAG
- the prsW gene encoding glutamic-type intramembrane protease PrsW, protein MIAIISAGLAPGIALLSYFYLKDQYDNEPVHMVIRSFMLGVILVFPTMFIQYVLQEEHIATNPILISFVTSGFLEESLKWFILMVSVYAHAQFDEHYDGIVYGTSVSLGFATLENILYLVGHGVEYAFTRALLPVSSHALFGVVMGFYIGKARFSDKKEQRKWLILSLTLPVLFHGLYDFILLGMKNWGYIMLPFMIFLWWFGLRKAKKARSVKMVQNLM, encoded by the coding sequence ATGATCGCAATCATCTCAGCAGGTTTAGCTCCCGGCATCGCACTTTTAAGTTATTTTTATTTGAAAGATCAGTACGACAATGAGCCGGTACACATGGTCATCAGATCTTTTATGCTAGGTGTTATACTTGTGTTTCCAACCATGTTTATTCAATATGTCCTTCAAGAGGAGCATATCGCAACGAACCCTATCTTGATTTCATTTGTGACGTCGGGCTTCTTAGAGGAATCTTTAAAATGGTTTATTTTAATGGTCAGCGTCTATGCGCATGCCCAATTTGACGAACACTATGATGGAATTGTATATGGAACGAGTGTCTCACTTGGTTTTGCAACACTTGAAAATATTCTTTATTTGGTCGGTCACGGGGTTGAATATGCATTCACCCGTGCTTTATTACCCGTCTCAAGTCATGCTTTATTCGGTGTTGTGATGGGATTTTATATCGGCAAAGCCCGCTTCTCTGATAAAAAGGAGCAGCGCAAATGGCTGATCCTTTCTCTAACGCTTCCTGTGCTTTTTCACGGCCTATATGATTTCATATTGTTAGGAATGAAAAATTGGGGATATATCATGCTGCCATTCATGATTTTTTTATGGTGGTTTGGCCTGCGAAAAGCAAAAAAAGCTCGTTCAGTGAAAATGGTGCAAAATTTAATGTAG
- a CDS encoding YpdA family putative bacillithiol disulfide reductase has translation MKQEKAIIIGGGPCGLSAAIAFQQIGIDALVIEKGNVVNSIYHYPTHQTFFSTSEKLEIGDVAFITENRKPVRIQALSYYREVVRRKNLRVHAFEKVTAVTKKDGHFTVSTSKDDYSCDYVVIATGYYDHPNYMNVKGEDLPHVYHYFKEGHPYFDKDVTVIGGKNSSVDAALELVKCGSRVTVLYRGTEYSSSIKPWILPEFEALVRNGTIRMEFGAQVKEITEEEVIFTNQQEQTERVKSDYVFAMTGYHPDHSFLEKMGVTIDQESGRPAFDEQTMETNVEGIFIAGVIAAGNNANEIFIENGRFHGGLIAEEINKRMNA, from the coding sequence ATGAAACAAGAAAAAGCGATCATAATAGGAGGCGGCCCTTGCGGATTATCAGCTGCCATCGCATTCCAGCAAATCGGAATTGATGCACTAGTCATTGAAAAGGGGAATGTCGTTAACAGTATTTATCATTACCCAACACATCAAACCTTTTTCAGTACAAGTGAAAAGCTTGAGATTGGTGATGTCGCTTTTATTACTGAAAATCGCAAGCCCGTTCGTATCCAGGCGCTTTCTTATTACCGAGAAGTAGTCAGACGAAAAAACCTGCGTGTGCATGCCTTTGAAAAAGTAACCGCTGTGACGAAAAAAGATGGCCATTTTACCGTGAGCACATCAAAAGACGACTATTCATGTGATTATGTCGTGATTGCTACTGGCTACTATGACCATCCAAACTATATGAATGTCAAAGGGGAAGACCTTCCACATGTGTATCATTATTTTAAAGAAGGACACCCATACTTTGATAAAGATGTAACGGTGATCGGCGGGAAAAACTCAAGTGTCGATGCTGCGCTAGAACTTGTGAAATGCGGAAGCAGAGTCACTGTACTTTATCGAGGAACTGAATATTCTTCCAGCATCAAACCTTGGATTTTGCCAGAGTTTGAAGCACTTGTGCGGAATGGAACGATTCGAATGGAGTTTGGAGCACAGGTGAAGGAAATTACAGAAGAAGAAGTGATTTTTACAAACCAGCAAGAGCAAACGGAGCGAGTGAAAAGTGATTATGTTTTTGCCATGACAGGCTATCATCCAGATCATTCTTTCTTAGAAAAAATGGGTGTGACAATTGATCAAGAATCAGGCCGTCCAGCATTTGATGAACAGACGATGGAGACAAACGTAGAAGGTATTTTCATCGCAGGAGTGATTGCAGCTGGAAATAATGCCAATGAAATTTTCATTGAAAATGGGAGATTTCATGGGGGGCTAATTGCAGAAGAAATTAACAAAAGAATGAACGCATAA
- a CDS encoding Glu/Leu/Phe/Val family dehydrogenase, translated as MAADQNAAHNAEDKLDVLKSTQTVIHKALDKLGYPQEVYELLKEPIRLLTVKIPVRMDDGSVKIFTGYRAQHNDAVGPTKGGIRFHPNVTEKEVKALSIWMSLKCGIVDLPYGGGKGGIICDPREMSFRELEKLSRGYVRAISQIVGPTKDVPAPDVFTNSQIMAWMMDEYSRMDEFNSPGFITGKPIVLGGSHGRDTATAKGVTICIKEAAKKKGIDINGARVVVQGFGNAGSYLAKFMYDAGAKIVGISDAYGGLYDEDGLDIDYLLDRRDSFGTVTKLFNDTITNQELLELDCDILVPAAIENQITEDNAANIKAKIVVEAANGPTTLEGTKILSDRGVLLVPDVLASAGGVTVSYFEWVQNNQGFYWTEEEVETRLEDMMVKSFNNIYEMAQNRRIDMRLAAYMVGVRKMAEASRFRGWI; from the coding sequence ATGGCAGCCGATCAAAACGCCGCTCATAACGCAGAAGATAAGCTAGATGTTTTAAAGTCAACTCAAACCGTCATACATAAAGCGCTAGACAAATTAGGGTATCCGCAAGAAGTGTATGAATTGCTGAAGGAGCCAATTCGTCTATTAACTGTGAAAATTCCAGTACGAATGGATGATGGATCAGTGAAAATTTTCACTGGTTACCGCGCGCAGCACAATGATGCTGTCGGACCGACAAAAGGCGGTATTCGTTTCCACCCGAACGTTACTGAAAAAGAAGTAAAAGCGCTTTCAATTTGGATGAGTTTAAAATGTGGTATTGTGGATCTTCCTTATGGCGGAGGAAAAGGCGGTATTATCTGTGATCCAAGAGAAATGTCATTTAGAGAGCTTGAAAAACTAAGCCGCGGCTATGTGCGTGCAATCAGTCAAATCGTTGGTCCAACGAAAGATGTACCAGCACCAGATGTGTTTACAAACTCTCAAATTATGGCATGGATGATGGACGAATATTCTAGAATGGATGAATTTAACTCGCCAGGATTTATTACCGGAAAACCAATTGTTCTTGGAGGATCACACGGACGTGATACTGCAACAGCAAAAGGTGTGACGATCTGCATCAAAGAAGCGGCGAAGAAAAAAGGAATTGACATTAACGGGGCACGTGTTGTCGTACAGGGATTCGGAAATGCAGGAAGCTACTTGGCTAAATTCATGTATGATGCCGGAGCGAAAATCGTAGGGATTTCAGATGCTTACGGCGGGTTATACGATGAAGATGGTCTTGATATTGACTACTTGCTTGACAGACGTGACAGCTTTGGAACCGTTACTAAATTATTTAACGATACCATCACAAACCAAGAGCTGCTTGAGCTCGATTGTGATATCTTAGTACCTGCAGCCATTGAGAACCAAATCACTGAAGATAATGCGGCAAACATTAAAGCTAAAATTGTCGTAGAAGCAGCGAATGGTCCAACGACACTTGAAGGAACAAAAATTCTTTCAGATCGTGGGGTACTGCTTGTCCCAGACGTACTTGCGAGTGCGGGTGGTGTAACGGTTTCTTACTTTGAATGGGTGCAGAATAACCAAGGGTTCTACTGGACTGAAGAGGAAGTCGAAACTCGTTTAGAAGATATGATGGTGAAATCATTTAATAATATTTATGAAATGGCGCAAAACCGCCGCATCGATATGCGTCTTGCTGCATATATGGTCGGCGTACGCAAAATGGCTGAAGCTTCTCGATTCAGAGGCTGGATTTAA
- a CDS encoding genetic competence negative regulator, whose protein sequence is MRLERLNYNKIKIFLTLDDLTDRGLTKEDLWKDSFKVHQLFKDMMNEANQELGFEASGPIAVEVFSLQAQGMVVIVTKSQQDDADDDEFDEDYIEMQVKLDESHHVLYQFASFEDVIQLSHSLSRIGLLGGTVYHYEGQYFLSLDDFEELSADTVISILAEFGSPTTLTIHRLKEYGKVIMQDDAVKTIQMYF, encoded by the coding sequence ATGCGACTGGAGCGTCTGAATTATAATAAAATCAAAATTTTTCTCACACTAGATGACCTGACAGACCGGGGTCTTACGAAAGAAGACCTTTGGAAAGATTCGTTCAAAGTCCATCAGCTGTTTAAAGACATGATGAACGAAGCGAATCAGGAGCTCGGTTTTGAAGCGAGTGGACCGATTGCTGTTGAAGTATTTTCACTTCAGGCGCAGGGGATGGTCGTCATTGTCACAAAGAGTCAGCAGGATGATGCTGATGATGATGAGTTTGATGAAGATTACATTGAGATGCAAGTCAAGCTCGACGAGAGTCATCATGTGCTCTATCAATTTGCCTCGTTTGAAGATGTGATTCAACTGTCCCATAGTTTAAGTCGTATTGGACTTTTAGGGGGTACAGTTTACCATTATGAAGGTCAATATTTTCTCAGCCTAGATGATTTTGAAGAACTATCAGCTGATACCGTCATTTCCATTTTAGCGGAGTTCGGTTCACCAACTACATTAACGATCCATCGGCTAAAAGAATACGGAAAAGTGATCATGCAAGATGATGCAGTGAAAACGATTCAAATGTATTTTTAA
- a CDS encoding metallophosphoesterase, with the protein MKYAIGFTAAIAAVTTGVCVTAKMVKTAKQNNIKKHYFTIEALQSDRPAVIFFISDTHRRLISDSLLAEVTQEKPDVIMIGGDLAEKGVPYARIEENVKRLSRIAPVYFVWGNNDHELHQQKLKEILHAYDVTTLQNETAVWDFEGQPIKIGGIDDIRLEKADYEAIRPEFVKDDVNILLSHNPDVHHLMSEDEGIDLVLSGHTHGGQIRIGKFGPYEKGRTGQVKGAFFLISNGYGTTKIPMRLGAEPETHLIYLMPVKTR; encoded by the coding sequence ATGAAATATGCCATCGGATTTACTGCCGCCATTGCGGCTGTTACAACAGGTGTGTGTGTAACGGCAAAAATGGTGAAAACGGCAAAACAAAACAACATCAAAAAGCATTACTTTACAATAGAAGCACTTCAATCAGATCGACCAGCAGTGATTTTCTTTATTTCTGATACACACCGGCGGCTGATTAGTGATTCATTATTAGCTGAGGTCACACAAGAAAAACCGGATGTCATTATGATAGGTGGGGACTTAGCAGAAAAAGGTGTACCCTACGCCAGAATTGAAGAAAATGTGAAACGTTTATCAAGAATTGCGCCCGTTTATTTTGTTTGGGGAAATAATGATCACGAGCTGCACCAGCAAAAGCTCAAAGAGATTCTTCATGCTTACGATGTGACGACTCTGCAAAATGAAACAGCTGTGTGGGATTTCGAAGGCCAGCCAATCAAAATTGGAGGCATCGATGATATTCGGCTTGAAAAGGCGGATTATGAAGCGATACGACCTGAGTTTGTGAAAGATGACGTAAATATTCTCTTATCACACAACCCAGATGTACATCATTTAATGAGTGAAGATGAGGGGATCGACCTTGTTTTGAGCGGTCATACACATGGAGGTCAGATTCGAATTGGGAAATTTGGTCCGTATGAAAAAGGAAGAACAGGTCAGGTCAAAGGCGCATTTTTTCTCATTAGTAATGGCTATGGAACAACAAAGATTCCAATGCGTCTCGGGGCAGAACCGGAAACGCATCTGATCTATTTAATGCCTGTAAAAACGCGATGA
- a CDS encoding DUF2663 family protein, which produces MTLHAISRYMDQPTQKMMETLIKRKHKYEGFAKQCKRWQWTALLSLAILLFYFVITANKGGSLQPEAMIATLLGHEVFLFWIMAEVFAFYASYYYKKKEEKAEDEYHRLRCEIIQKSTDLWPQSDQWKEREAVFRYMQQQYDINLYYESK; this is translated from the coding sequence ATGACTTTGCACGCAATCAGCCGCTATATGGATCAGCCGACACAGAAAATGATGGAAACGTTGATCAAAAGAAAGCACAAATATGAGGGCTTTGCCAAGCAGTGCAAAAGATGGCAATGGACAGCCCTTTTATCACTGGCGATTCTTTTGTTTTATTTTGTGATAACGGCAAATAAGGGAGGCTCGCTTCAGCCGGAAGCGATGATTGCAACGCTGCTCGGTCATGAGGTCTTTCTATTTTGGATAATGGCTGAGGTGTTTGCTTTTTATGCATCTTATTATTATAAGAAAAAAGAAGAAAAGGCTGAGGATGAATATCATCGCCTTAGATGTGAGATTATACAAAAAAGCACAGACTTATGGCCGCAATCAGACCAGTGGAAAGAGCGTGAAGCGGTTTTTCGCTATATGCAGCAGCAATATGACATTAATCTCTATTATGAAAGTAAATAA
- a CDS encoding LysM peptidoglycan-binding domain-containing protein, producing MEEMSRMQRKKEQLTNNHDDNVEEILEEKVHPSDDSHFPTREDFHEYKKQRTKKVRNPLFTTLAIIFPIIVITVFFLLIYYTSKEINDNNNQGVYIDKTSSADTDPVPSALAETKNDAKADKADASDEEKKKKDEEKEKQRSKEKAEQKKKEKAAKEKEEREKAAAAKKREQQQLALQKQQEEKKRKEVEEKKKQEEKPVRVVQHTVGPEENLYRISMKYYKSRSGEEKIKAYNHLNGNSVYSGQVLNIPLEN from the coding sequence ATGGAAGAAATGTCGAGAATGCAGAGAAAGAAGGAGCAGCTCACAAACAACCATGACGACAATGTAGAGGAAATTCTTGAAGAAAAAGTACATCCTTCTGATGACTCTCACTTTCCTACACGAGAAGACTTTCATGAATATAAGAAGCAGCGTACGAAAAAAGTGCGCAATCCTTTGTTTACGACATTGGCTATTATCTTTCCTATCATCGTCATCACTGTTTTCTTTCTATTGATCTACTACACTTCAAAGGAAATCAACGATAATAACAATCAGGGTGTATACATTGATAAAACCTCAAGTGCTGACACAGACCCAGTTCCGTCAGCACTAGCCGAAACAAAAAATGACGCAAAAGCTGATAAAGCGGATGCGTCTGATGAAGAGAAGAAAAAGAAAGATGAAGAAAAAGAAAAGCAGCGATCAAAAGAAAAAGCAGAGCAAAAGAAAAAAGAAAAAGCTGCTAAAGAGAAAGAAGAGCGTGAAAAAGCCGCAGCTGCGAAAAAGCGTGAACAGCAGCAGCTAGCCCTCCAAAAACAGCAAGAAGAGAAAAAACGAAAAGAAGTCGAAGAGAAAAAGAAGCAGGAAGAAAAGCCAGTTCGTGTCGTCCAGCACACTGTTGGCCCAGAGGAAAACCTGTATCGAATCTCGATGAAATATTACAAAAGCCGATCAGGTGAAGAGAAAATAAAAGCCTACAATCATTTAAATGGGAACAGTGTATACAGTGGTCAAGTACTCAATATTCCATTGGAAAACTAA
- a CDS encoding CPBP family intramembrane glutamic endopeptidase, with product MIEQHRRIIEKLTDRQVVEQLYFTQLLMLIVSFLLGIFMFDQWTDFTALWQIHDMRILTYGIGGASLVIIIDAIVMKVFPAHMYDDGGLNEKMFKNRSIPHIVWLALLIAFSEEILFRGIVQQQFGLEIASIVFALLHFRYLSKILLFILVVSISIFLGLLYEWTGNLFVPVMTHFVIDLVFACQIRLKYKGRDEHGRNVENAEKEGAAHKQP from the coding sequence TTGATTGAACAACATCGCCGAATCATTGAAAAATTAACCGATCGACAAGTCGTAGAACAGCTGTATTTCACGCAGCTGCTCATGCTTATCGTTTCTTTTTTACTAGGCATATTTATGTTCGATCAATGGACGGATTTTACAGCCCTTTGGCAGATTCATGATATGCGCATTCTAACATATGGAATTGGCGGTGCATCGCTCGTCATTATTATAGATGCAATTGTCATGAAGGTGTTTCCTGCTCATATGTATGATGATGGCGGTTTAAATGAAAAGATGTTCAAAAACCGAAGCATCCCGCATATTGTTTGGTTAGCACTTCTCATTGCCTTTTCAGAGGAAATACTATTTCGCGGAATTGTTCAACAGCAATTTGGGCTTGAGATTGCCAGCATCGTGTTTGCGCTCCTTCACTTTCGCTATTTATCAAAAATACTCTTGTTTATCCTCGTGGTTTCCATTAGTATTTTTTTAGGACTTTTATACGAGTGGACGGGGAATTTATTTGTTCCTGTCATGACACATTTTGTCATTGACTTAGTCTTTGCTTGTCAAATTCGTTTGAAATATAAGGGGAGGGATGAACATGGAAGAAATGTCGAGAATGCAGAGAAAGAAGGAGCAGCTCACAAACAACCATGA
- a CDS encoding RecQ family ATP-dependent DNA helicase, with amino-acid sequence MDKLHQTLMRYFGHDTFKAGQEDIIRSVLHQKDTVAMLPTGGGKSLCYQIPGYMTDGLVLIISPLLSLMEDQVERMKMRGEKRVAALNSTLSFQERRHIIRHLPSYKFLFVAPEALMSEVLLEQLKSMRIGLFVVDEAHCISEWGHDFRPEYSKLGEWREALGHPVALALTATATKQTLKDTVQTLRLQHPDFHIHSVNRPNIALVKEVHESKEAKEKRTIELADFLQGPGIIYCPTRQMTEELALCMKQKNNQRVEFYHGGMDAGDRMLIQQQFISGQLDLICCTSAFGMGIDKANIRFVIHMSPPQSIEAFMQEIGRAGRDGKNSVSILLYTEEDADIQLHLIQTEGFDEPEIDFYLSQLTQMQTNDEKKLRERLMETGLQETRARMLTHYYMMHESEQRPAILMNLKEILQDRQTEKLKKVWQFKERIMDHDCFRQSLLSYFHEQLDQTERASSKHCCSSCGLNLSDYEKKEQSLELNEMKHWKTVLDRMFHLTKEAQH; translated from the coding sequence ATGGATAAGCTTCATCAGACGCTCATGCGATACTTTGGCCACGACACATTTAAAGCAGGTCAAGAGGACATTATTCGAAGTGTACTGCATCAAAAAGATACGGTTGCCATGCTGCCTACGGGTGGAGGAAAGTCACTTTGCTATCAAATTCCCGGTTATATGACAGACGGGTTGGTTCTGATTATTTCGCCGCTTTTATCGCTTATGGAGGACCAAGTCGAACGAATGAAAATGCGCGGAGAAAAACGAGTGGCGGCGCTTAATAGCACATTGTCTTTTCAGGAGAGGCGACATATCATTCGGCATTTGCCATCATATAAATTTCTATTCGTCGCACCTGAGGCATTAATGTCAGAAGTGCTGCTTGAACAACTCAAATCGATGCGTATCGGTCTGTTTGTCGTCGATGAAGCGCATTGTATATCAGAATGGGGGCATGATTTCCGTCCTGAATATTCGAAGCTCGGAGAATGGAGAGAAGCGTTAGGTCATCCTGTGGCTTTAGCTCTTACAGCTACAGCAACGAAACAAACGCTAAAAGATACTGTGCAAACGCTAAGATTGCAGCATCCAGACTTTCATATTCATTCCGTCAACCGCCCGAACATTGCCTTAGTCAAAGAAGTGCACGAATCGAAAGAAGCAAAAGAGAAACGGACCATTGAGCTTGCGGATTTTTTGCAAGGACCAGGCATTATTTATTGCCCAACCCGGCAAATGACAGAAGAGCTTGCTCTCTGTATGAAACAAAAAAACAATCAGCGTGTTGAGTTTTATCATGGCGGAATGGACGCAGGAGATCGTATGCTCATTCAGCAGCAATTTATCAGCGGTCAGCTTGATCTCATTTGCTGTACGAGTGCTTTTGGCATGGGAATCGATAAAGCAAATATCCGGTTTGTCATTCATATGAGCCCTCCGCAATCGATTGAAGCATTTATGCAAGAGATTGGAAGAGCGGGAAGGGACGGGAAAAACAGTGTGAGCATTCTTTTATATACAGAAGAGGATGCAGATATTCAGCTACACTTGATCCAAACAGAAGGATTTGACGAACCAGAAATTGATTTCTACTTATCACAACTGACTCAAATGCAGACAAATGATGAAAAAAAATTACGTGAACGATTGATGGAAACAGGGCTTCAGGAGACGCGTGCAAGAATGCTGACGCACTATTACATGATGCATGAGTCCGAACAGCGCCCGGCAATTCTGATGAATCTAAAAGAAATATTGCAGGACAGACAAACAGAAAAGCTAAAAAAAGTGTGGCAATTTAAAGAGCGGATCATGGATCATGACTGCTTTAGACAATCTCTGTTATCATACTTTCACGAACAGCTTGATCAAACAGAGCGCGCGTCCTCTAAGCATTGCTGCTCTTCTTGCGGACTGAACCTGTCTGATTATGAAAAAAAAGAACAATCATTGGAGCTGAATGAAATGAAACACTGGAAGACTGTGCTGGATCGTATGTTTCATCTGACAAAAGAGGCGCAGCATTGA
- a CDS encoding helix-turn-helix domain-containing protein, producing the protein MTLHYLDVMLMDSVYKLNGERSISAVYHLFKGKKSSQTIQDASLFELSRYFGCYPGFTRDQLNRSALKLEEKHYIRKTDETLSITEAGQQMLHQHFSEKPMPAYFHGAKYHDKAKMLWMRLSLLVQVLSHHMAGSHQYVPIQRDVSVQSWTKSFLKQHQQKSKLSEELHHELEKLLMNLSDQEALIFVYSLTSHERIGRTYQQMAEWMKEDVWYVYLLFWNVLHYFIQSAQKGEAPTLQKLVGDLEFKRVLTTSTHKTLELVQKGFDIEQIAHIRSLKKATIEDHIVELSIHEPSFSIDPYVSIKEQREILAVARELQTNKMKLIKEKLEHPFTYFQIRLALTRMVKANG; encoded by the coding sequence ATGACTCTTCATTATTTGGATGTCATGTTAATGGACAGCGTATATAAATTGAACGGCGAACGCTCCATTAGTGCTGTCTACCATCTTTTTAAAGGAAAAAAATCATCTCAAACCATACAGGATGCCAGCTTGTTTGAGCTTTCCAGGTACTTCGGCTGTTACCCGGGGTTTACGAGGGATCAGCTGAATCGTTCTGCTTTAAAGCTTGAAGAGAAGCACTATATTAGAAAAACCGATGAGACACTGAGTATCACTGAAGCAGGGCAGCAAATGCTACACCAGCATTTCTCTGAAAAACCGATGCCTGCTTATTTTCATGGTGCCAAATACCACGATAAAGCAAAGATGCTATGGATGAGGCTCTCTTTACTTGTACAAGTGCTTTCTCACCATATGGCTGGATCACATCAATATGTTCCAATACAAAGAGATGTCTCAGTTCAAAGCTGGACGAAATCTTTTTTGAAACAGCATCAGCAGAAAAGCAAGCTTTCAGAAGAGCTGCATCATGAACTAGAAAAACTCCTAATGAACCTAAGTGATCAAGAGGCACTGATTTTTGTTTACTCATTGACCTCACATGAACGAATCGGGCGTACGTATCAGCAAATGGCGGAGTGGATGAAAGAAGATGTGTGGTATGTATACTTGCTTTTTTGGAATGTACTCCATTATTTTATTCAATCTGCCCAAAAAGGTGAGGCGCCGACTTTGCAGAAGCTCGTAGGTGACCTTGAATTTAAACGCGTGTTAACAACTTCTACTCACAAAACACTTGAGCTTGTCCAAAAAGGATTTGATATTGAACAAATTGCTCACATTCGTTCATTAAAAAAGGCAACGATTGAAGATCATATCGTGGAGCTGTCGATACATGAGCCAAGCTTTTCAATAGATCCCTATGTGAGTATAAAAGAGCAGCGGGAGATCCTTGCTGTAGCCAGAGAACTGCAAACAAATAAAATGAAGCTGATTAAAGAAAAACTCGAGCATCCATTTACTTATTTTCAAATAAGATTGGCATTGACAAGGATGGTGAAAGCAAATGGATAA
- a CDS encoding ferredoxin, producing the protein MAKYTIVDKDTCIACGACGAAAPDIYDYDDEGIAFVTLDDNQGTVEVPEVLEEDMLDAFEGCPTDSIKVADESFEGDPLKHE; encoded by the coding sequence ATGGCAAAATATACAATTGTAGACAAAGACACATGTATTGCTTGCGGCGCATGCGGTGCAGCTGCTCCAGACATTTATGATTATGATGATGAAGGCATTGCATTTGTTACGCTTGACGACAACCAAGGGACTGTAGAAGTTCCAGAAGTACTTGAAGAAGATATGCTTGATGCATTTGAAGGATGTCCAACTGACTCAATCAAAGTTGCGGACGAATCTTTCGAGGGTGACCCACTTAAGCATGAATAG
- a CDS encoding ECF transporter S component, with translation MNQSKVKRLVVTSMLSSISFVLILLDFPFPGLPAYLKIDFSDIPAIIAILIYGPGAGIAVEALKNVLHYLIQGSMSGVPVGQVANFIAGTLFILPVAFMFKKIKSAKGMAWSMIMGTLLMTVMMSILNYFLFLPAYTWFLNAPELSDHALKTTITAGILPFNFIKGIIITIVFSFIFVKMRPWFENKRRLQNS, from the coding sequence TTGAATCAAAGTAAAGTAAAACGTTTAGTCGTCACCAGTATGCTTAGCAGTATTTCGTTCGTGTTAATTTTATTGGATTTCCCTTTCCCAGGGCTTCCAGCGTATTTGAAAATTGATTTCAGCGATATCCCAGCGATTATTGCGATTTTAATTTATGGGCCAGGTGCAGGAATTGCCGTTGAGGCATTAAAAAATGTTCTGCATTATCTCATTCAAGGCAGTATGTCCGGCGTTCCAGTTGGGCAAGTCGCGAACTTCATTGCAGGCACACTATTCATCTTACCAGTCGCCTTTATGTTCAAAAAAATTAAATCAGCAAAAGGAATGGCTTGGTCAATGATCATGGGTACATTACTTATGACTGTGATGATGAGCATTTTAAATTACTTCTTATTCCTGCCAGCTTACACATGGTTTTTAAACGCACCTGAACTATCAGATCATGCGCTCAAGACGACCATTACAGCAGGGATTTTACCTTTTAACTTTATTAAAGGAATCATCATTACCATCGTATTTAGCTTCATTTTTGTGAAAATGCGTCCATGGTTTGAAAATAAACGCCGACTTCAAAATAGTTAA